From the genome of Spinacia oleracea cultivar Varoflay chromosome 2, BTI_SOV_V1, whole genome shotgun sequence, one region includes:
- the LOC110799240 gene encoding probable UDP-glucosyl transferase 73B6 gives MEGLTTTITPPAQTLRGYFIPYIVPSHISNLVDIAKLFASRGVQVTILTTHYNSLRFKHSINNLGYQIDVEIVDFPFKEVGLPEGIENYTDATPDQASKVFQALLMLQNPMEQAIRAAKPDFIVSDMYYHWSADLANQLAIPRLVFHVKCYFALCAAEVLSRFAPHQKVESDSELFLLPDLPDPIHMTRSQLPEWIQNRNPFSVFKEKIDEGDKKSYGVIVNSSYELEKSYADFYRDNLGRRAWCIGPYSLHCDKVNINININININININGTNKDDHPCFDWLNKRGQGEVIYVSFGSLSCFGAAQLLELASALETSGHPFIWVVRNGEKLLPDGFEARITEQNKGVLINGWAPQVKILEHPAIGGFVTHCGWNSTLESLTAGVPMITWPLSAEQFYNEKLVTRVLKVGVEVGANKWSPSIGASTDLIEKDKIQRAIKELMSKESEAEERRHAVKEMSKAVRTAVHVGGSSSNNLTALIQELHCLKAAQGTTILEQPKN, from the coding sequence ATGGAGGGGCTTACCACAACAATCACTCCCCCAGCCCAAACATTAAGGGGGTATTTCATTCCATACATTGTTCCAAGTCACATTTCCAATCTCGTCGACATTGCTAAGCTCTTCGCCTCACGTGGTGTGCAAGTCACCATTCTGACCACCCATTACaactccctccgtttcaaacACTCCATCAATAATTTGGGTTACCAAATCGACGTTGAGATTGTCGACTTCCCGTTCAAGGAAGTGGGCTTACCTGAAGGGATCGAGAACTATACCGATGCCACCCCCGACCAAGCAAGTAAGGTTTTTCAAGCCTTACTAATGCTTCAAAACCCAATGGAACAAGCCATCAGGGCTGCCAAGCCCGACTTTATTGTTTCCGATATGTATTACCATTGGTCTGCTGATCTTGCAAATCAGCTTGCTATTCCAAGGCTAGTCTTTCATGTCAAATGCTATTTTGCTTTGTGTGCTGCTGAGGTTCTCTCAAGGTTCGCTCCTCATCAGAAGGTCGAATCTGATAGTGAGTTGTTTCTTCTACCTGATCTCCCAGACCCGATTCATATGACCCGTTCGCAGCTTCCCGAATGGATCCAAAACCGAAATCCATTCTCGGTTTTCAAGGAGAAGATTGACGAGGGTGACAAGAAGAGCTATGGAGTTATTGTTAACAGCTCCTACGAGTTAGAAAAGTCTTATGCTGACTTTTATCGAGACAACTTGGGTCGTCGTGCTTGGTGTATCGGTCCCTATTCGCTGCATTGTGATAAGGTTaatatcaatatcaatatcaatatcaatatcaatatcaatatcaatGGTACTAACAAAGACGACCACCCATGTTTTGATTGGCTTAACAAAAGGGGACAAGGAGAAGTTATATACGTGAGTTTTGGAAGCTTGTCGTGTTTCGGCGCCGCTCAACTTTTAGAGTTGGCGTCTGCACTTGAAACATCAGGTCACCCGTTTATCTGGGTAGTAAGGAATGGAGAGAAATTATTACCTGATGGATTCGAAGCAAGAATTACAGAACAAAACAAGGGGGTATTGATAAACGGGTGGGCGCCCCAGGTGAAAATACTGGAGCACCCAGCCATAGGCGGGTTTGTGACTCATTGTGGATGGAACTCCACCTTAGAAAGTTTAACAGCAGGTGTGCCTATGATCACATGGCCACTTTCAGCTGAACAATTCTACAATGAGAAATTGGTAACACGAGTACTCAAGGTGGGAGTTGAGGTGGGGGCTAACAAGTGGAGTCCGAGTATTGGAGCCAGTACTGATTTAATTGAAAAAGATAAAATACAAAGAGCTATAAAAGAGCTGATGAGTAAAGAATCCGAGGCCGAGGAAAGGAGACACGCTGTGAAAGAGATGAGTAAGGCTGTTAGAACGGCGGTTCATGTTGGTGGTTCGTCTTCTAACAATTTGACTGCTTTGATCCAGGAGTTGCACTGTCTAAAGGCCGCCCAAGGAACTACCATTTTGGAGCAACCAAAGAATTAA
- the LOC130467594 gene encoding uncharacterized protein yields the protein MASTGVGDGGLLFRGFFEGSISGSHFEIDKRPYHKNCTCALHGSSGTANCPHQKPPKVSYPIKRSWSEGSLAMYSSLNPSPSSSPASVDHISKGNGTPPLPRTSSSSTLHTCPIRS from the coding sequence ATGGCGAGTACCGGAGTAGGAGACGGAGGACTACTATTCCGCGGATTCTTCGAAGGATCCATTTCTGGTTCTCATTTCGAGATCGACAAACGACCTTACCATAAGAACTGCACCTGCGCCCTCCACGGTTCATCAGGAACTGCCAACTGTCCCCATCAAAAGCCCCCTAAAGTCTCCTACCCGATCAAACGATCCTGGAGCGAAGGATCCTTGGCTATGTATTCGTCACTGAATCCATCCCCTTCTTCATCCCCTGCTTCCGTTGATCATATTTCTAAGGGTAATGGTACTCCTCCCCTTCCTCGCACTTCTTCCTCATCAACATTGCATACTTGTCCAATCAgatcttaa